In Chryseobacterium lactis, a single genomic region encodes these proteins:
- a CDS encoding YchJ family protein produces MDCPCCSGKTYEECCKPYHTGEKYAPSAEALMRSRFSAFAIPNGEYLMETTLPGKRKYHNKQDLQEWGEINDWTKLEIIQTPALNQVEFKAYYTDQDGHPQIHHEFSFFQKMHERWYYVSGEFLD; encoded by the coding sequence ATGGATTGTCCCTGCTGTTCAGGAAAAACCTACGAAGAATGCTGTAAACCTTATCACACGGGAGAAAAGTATGCTCCCAGTGCTGAAGCATTGATGCGTTCAAGGTTTTCTGCCTTTGCTATTCCCAATGGGGAATACTTAATGGAAACCACGCTTCCGGGAAAGCGAAAATACCACAACAAACAGGATCTGCAGGAATGGGGAGAGATCAATGACTGGACAAAGCTGGAAATTATCCAAACCCCGGCATTAAACCAGGTAGAATTCAAAGCTTATTATACGGATCAGGATGGTCATCCACAGATCCATCATGAATTTTCTTTTTTCCAGAAAATGCATGAACGCTGGTATTATGTTTCGGGTGAATTTTTAGATTGA
- a CDS encoding FKBP-type peptidyl-prolyl cis-trans isomerase — MTIENNHVVAVKYILHTIEEDGSKILVEETTAENPLTFLYGAGMMIPKFEQNILGLKAGDKAAFVIQPEEAYGERQPDAIAQLPVEMFNESGLPPVGAILPLSDNQGNNFQAFVVEITPEVVVADLNHPMAGKVLDFQVEILNTRPATEEELSHGHAHGIDGTDAH; from the coding sequence ATGACAATTGAAAACAATCACGTTGTAGCGGTAAAATACATCCTTCACACAATCGAAGAAGATGGAAGTAAGATTCTTGTAGAAGAAACTACAGCAGAAAATCCACTTACATTTTTGTATGGTGCAGGAATGATGATTCCTAAGTTTGAACAAAATATCCTTGGCCTGAAAGCCGGAGATAAAGCAGCTTTTGTTATTCAGCCTGAAGAAGCTTACGGTGAAAGACAACCTGATGCTATTGCACAATTACCGGTTGAAATGTTTAACGAATCCGGACTTCCTCCTGTTGGAGCGATTTTACCTTTGTCTGATAATCAAGGAAACAATTTCCAGGCTTTTGTGGTAGAAATCACTCCGGAAGTTGTAGTAGCAGACCTTAACCACCCAATGGCTGGTAAAGTTTTAGATTTCCAGGTGGAAATTTTAAATACTCGTCCTGCGACAGAAGAGGAATTGTCACACGGTCACGCTCATGGAATTGACGGAACTGACGCTCACTAA
- a CDS encoding VF530 family protein has product MEEKPKDPLHGKRLDAILEELVEYYEGFEKLGEQINIKCFTDNPSISSSLKFLRKTPWARTKVESLYLFMLRQKKRDETRNKK; this is encoded by the coding sequence ATGGAAGAAAAACCAAAAGATCCTTTACACGGAAAAAGACTTGATGCTATCCTTGAAGAGCTGGTAGAATACTATGAAGGCTTTGAAAAACTAGGCGAGCAGATCAATATAAAATGTTTTACAGACAATCCGAGTATCAGTTCTTCGCTGAAGTTTTTGAGAAAAACACCATGGGCCAGAACTAAAGTAGAAAGTTTGTATCTTTTTATGCTGAGACAGAAAAAACGAGACGAAACCAGAAATAAAAAATAA